In Pyxidicoccus trucidator, a single genomic region encodes these proteins:
- a CDS encoding GNAT family N-acetyltransferase: MEAALLPSIISPEQALTTFSSGHQSQAIAPIRTQPDAMTHAIEVRVLTSQEDLNSYRRLLFDVYINEAGWKFNPTNPSGIRVSGHQLLDDRDDIATCFGVFSQGRLVGGARLCGRYQDRFEIHGYQPERDLAFLDLPNLVEGSRAVLHPGFRGTGVFMLLVLHVFEFCRRNHLFIFTIPSAQSVMRLYKRIGMPAIEGCRFRFEPEDPEEAQLFLADSEDVLDTVIKKLGQLLRAS; the protein is encoded by the coding sequence ATGGAGGCGGCGCTGCTGCCTTCCATCATCTCCCCGGAGCAAGCCCTGACGACCTTTTCCTCAGGCCATCAATCGCAAGCAATTGCACCCATCCGGACGCAACCGGACGCCATGACTCACGCCATTGAGGTAAGAGTCCTCACGAGTCAGGAGGATCTCAACAGCTACCGAAGGCTGCTTTTCGACGTGTATATCAACGAGGCCGGCTGGAAGTTCAATCCAACGAATCCTTCTGGAATCCGGGTCTCTGGCCATCAACTGCTTGATGACCGGGATGACATCGCCACCTGCTTCGGTGTCTTCAGCCAGGGTAGATTGGTCGGTGGCGCCAGGCTCTGCGGGAGATATCAGGATCGATTCGAGATTCATGGCTATCAACCCGAGCGGGACCTGGCCTTCCTCGACCTCCCCAACCTGGTCGAGGGGAGCAGAGCCGTCCTGCATCCCGGATTCAGAGGCACCGGCGTCTTCATGTTGCTGGTGCTGCATGTCTTTGAGTTCTGCAGGCGCAACCACTTGTTCATTTTTACAATCCCCAGCGCGCAGTCGGTGATGCGGCTCTACAAGCGGATAGGAATGCCGGCGATCGAGGGCTGCAGGTTCCGGTTTGAACCCGAGGACCCGGAAGAAGCGCAGTTGTTCCTCGCTGATTCAGAGGACGTGTTGGACACCGTCATCAAGAAGCTGGGTCAGCTCCTCCGCGCGAGTTGA